CTCATCCAGTTTGGCATAGTCACCAGTCACGATATTTCGTTTTGTCCAATGCGACATGGCTGCTGGTCGTGTAAATATCGAACACGTCTTCTCCGCACCACCGATCCTCATCGGCCTCATCCTGATGACACCGAAGGCCCCATTCATCCTTTCCGGTCATGGGATCGATGGGAATTCGGCGAAGATACCGTCGGATCGCATGGGTCTCGTCCACCTGGGCTTCGGCACCCGTCAGTTCAACCCTGAGTAATTGTTCTAAGGATTTCGGGTATCCGTTGTATCCAGTGCTTTCCTTACAGGTCAGTTGATTCTTGACGCAGAGCGGACCAACCAGCGTGTCGCCATCTCTCGCCCAGTCGCGCCGAAACGTATCGATCGCCGTTCGAACGGTGCGCAATGTTTGCCGAAGCTCCAACTCTTGGGAACGTTTGGTGCTGACTTTGGTGATCGGCA
The genomic region above belongs to Nitrospirales bacterium and contains:
- a CDS encoding type II secretion system GspH family protein, translating into MGGFGFNRLRSRRGVTLLELLITLVIIFILASVALPITKVSTKRSQELELRQTLRTVRTAIDTFRRDWARDGDTLVGPLCVKNQLTCKESTGYNGYPKSLEQLLRVELTGAEAQVDETHAIRRYLRRIPIDPMTGKDEWGLRCHQDEADEDRWCGEDVFDIYTTSSHVALDKTKYRDW